Proteins encoded within one genomic window of Oreochromis niloticus isolate F11D_XX unplaced genomic scaffold, O_niloticus_UMD_NMBU tig00001425_pilon, whole genome shotgun sequence:
- the LOC109198463 gene encoding uncharacterized protein LOC109198463 isoform X1 codes for MMEFVHVAVAVLGLLSLGHSAPVTSCENLLQPREIYGSQLLGKWMLLAESTSIPGSKMLLQMLMENTWVKITAASEADTFHSLQIQKMMGKCFTWKKNMTLVNNTLTVVGDYRVSGVLLNTGCPDCLVIYLNMTMGRIKVRALQLLSTRVRVSAAELEEFTKQAECLNLQPPAIMDLEEGLCPDPTLAPETNFTDRTTDTISSEELSLLEELLSSESGVKTFLDMIRRSMASFKQD; via the exons ATGATGGAGTTTGTTCACGTTGCTGTAGCTGTGCTCGGTCTTCTGTCTCTTGGACACTCAGCTCCTGTGACAAGCTGTGAGAATCTACTCCAGCCTCGTGAAATCTACGGAAGTCAG CTGCTGGGCAAATGGATGCTACTTGCAGAGAGCACAAGCATACCtggatccaaaatgctgctacAGATGCTTATGGAAAATACCTGGGTGAAGATCACCGCTGCCAGTGAAGCCGATACATTTCACAGTCTCCAAAttcaaaaaat GATGGGCAAGTGCttcacatggaaaaaaaacatgactttggTTAACAACACTCTCACTGTGG TGGGGGATTACCGAGTGTCTGGTGTCCTGCTGAATACTGGCTGCCCTGACTGTCTTGTTATCTACTTAAATATGACCATGGGAAGAATCAAAGTCAGAGCTCTCCAGCTCCTGA gtACGAGAGTTAGggtgtctgcagctgagctggAAGAGTTTACAAAGCAGGCAGAGTGTCTGAACCTACAACCACCTGCTATCATGGACTTAGAAGAGG GTTTGTGCCCAGATCCAACTCTTGCCCCAGAAACAAATTTCACTGATCGAACCACAGACACCATAAGCTCTGAAGAGCTCAGCCTTCTAGAAGAACTTCTCAGTAGTGAAAGTGGAGTGAAGACCTTTTTGGATATGATCCGAAGAAGTATGGCTTCATTCAAGCAAGACTGA